Proteins encoded by one window of Bacteroidia bacterium:
- a CDS encoding RluA family pseudouridine synthase, with translation MLPSILFEDYYLAVLHKPAGLMVEDDNYGNPSLQSWFLNHLQTKFPTNKNYYISFPHRIDRVTEGLIIIAKTKSALQNLNQQFNSRSITKVYHVLAEHALPTAEGTLTDYHQKHTKLKKAILSNRKKEGFVRAELKYKEVCNTRSNAVLYKVELITGRYHQIRVQFSSRNATVVGDSFYGATTEYQQGAIALIATEILFSHPKTNQAMHYKIPLPKNSKWQCR, from the coding sequence TTGCTACCATCAATCCTATTTGAAGACTATTACCTTGCCGTGCTGCATAAGCCGGCAGGGTTAATGGTCGAAGATGATAACTATGGAAATCCTTCGCTGCAAAGCTGGTTTCTGAATCATCTTCAAACAAAATTCCCAACCAACAAAAACTACTACATCAGCTTTCCGCATCGTATTGACCGTGTGACAGAAGGGTTGATTATTATAGCAAAAACAAAATCTGCTTTGCAAAATCTCAACCAACAGTTTAACAGTAGGAGTATCACAAAGGTTTATCACGTGCTAGCAGAACATGCTTTACCTACTGCAGAAGGCACACTTACAGACTATCATCAGAAACACACAAAACTTAAAAAAGCAATTCTTTCAAATAGAAAGAAGGAAGGCTTTGTCAGAGCAGAGTTAAAGTATAAAGAAGTATGTAACACAAGGTCAAATGCGGTTCTCTATAAAGTTGAATTAATTACCGGTCGCTACCATCAGATACGTGTACAATTTTCTTCAAGAAATGCAACTGTTGTTGGCGATTCATTTTATGGTGCAACAACTGAATATCAGCAAGGAGCCATTGCTTTGATAGCAACTGAAATACTTTTTTCCCATCCCAAAACAAATCAAGCCATGCATTATAAGATACCATTGCCGAAAAATTCAAAATGGCAATGTCGTTAG
- the rbfA gene encoding 30S ribosome-binding factor RbfA: protein MDSTRQQKISRMLQKEISSLFQLEGSSFYGNAFVTVTNVRVTPDLGIAYVRLSLFKQKDAEQIVSNLNHKMHDIRRKLGNRIRNQIRHIPELKFFNDESLDYAEHIEQLFKEIHKNDPKED, encoded by the coding sequence ATGGATAGCACAAGGCAACAGAAAATTTCAAGAATGTTGCAAAAAGAAATCAGTAGTTTGTTTCAGCTCGAAGGCAGTTCGTTTTATGGAAATGCTTTTGTTACTGTTACCAATGTCAGAGTAACACCAGACCTTGGTATTGCCTATGTGCGTTTAAGTTTGTTCAAGCAAAAAGATGCCGAACAGATAGTAAGTAACCTGAATCATAAGATGCACGACATCAGAAGAAAGTTAGGCAACAGAATCCGAAATCAAATACGGCATATCCCGGAGCTCAAATTTTTTAATGATGAAAGCTTAGACTATGCAGAGCATATTGAACAGTTGTTTAAAGAAATTCATAAAAACGACCCAAAGGAAGACTGA
- a CDS encoding radical SAM/SPASM domain-containing protein, whose protein sequence is MNRNFKDISNLLSKLTFRRLFNFSKILGSYYLSRITGKASVSGMPVSISMEPTTSCNLRCPECPSGLRAFSRPTGMLQPDFFEKVVDELAPDLLYLILYFQGEPFLNKNLFEMIRYASQKKIYTATSTNAHYLDDDNARKTIESGLDRLIISIDGTTQETYQQYRIGGSLEKVIKGAQNMVKWKRQLKSKTPHLIFQFLVVKPNEHQIKEVQQLAKSIGIDEVVYKTAQLYDYVHGNELMPNDLTHSRYKKNKDGTYSIRNPLLNHCWRMWHSCVITWDGNVVPCCFDKDASHRLGQVATLGFRKVWQSEPYNRFRKLVLKSRSNIDICTNCTEGTKVWT, encoded by the coding sequence TTGAATCGTAATTTTAAAGACATATCAAACCTGCTGAGTAAGTTAACTTTCAGACGACTGTTTAACTTCAGTAAAATTCTTGGTAGCTATTATTTGTCGCGCATAACCGGGAAGGCAAGTGTCAGCGGAATGCCGGTGAGTATTTCAATGGAGCCTACAACTTCTTGTAATCTTCGTTGCCCTGAATGTCCGAGTGGACTGCGCGCATTCAGCAGACCAACAGGTATGTTGCAGCCCGACTTTTTTGAAAAAGTTGTTGATGAACTGGCACCTGACTTATTGTACCTCATCTTATATTTTCAAGGAGAACCTTTTCTCAACAAGAATCTATTTGAGATGATACGTTATGCATCACAGAAAAAAATATATACTGCAACATCTACCAATGCACATTATCTGGATGATGACAATGCACGCAAAACCATTGAGTCGGGTCTTGACAGACTAATTATTTCAATTGATGGAACCACTCAGGAAACCTATCAGCAATATCGTATAGGCGGATCTTTAGAGAAAGTAATTAAAGGTGCCCAAAACATGGTGAAATGGAAACGACAGCTTAAATCCAAAACACCACATCTCATTTTTCAGTTTTTGGTTGTAAAGCCTAACGAACATCAGATAAAAGAGGTACAGCAATTAGCCAAATCCATCGGTATTGACGAAGTGGTTTATAAAACAGCCCAACTCTATGATTATGTTCATGGCAATGAATTGATGCCAAACGATCTTACACATTCACGTTATAAGAAAAATAAAGACGGTACCTACAGTATTCGCAATCCGTTATTAAATCATTGCTGGCGGATGTGGCATTCATGTGTCATCACCTGGGATGGAAATGTGGTTCCCTGCTGTTTTGATAAAGATGCAAGTCACCGCCTTGGGCAGGTTGCAACTTTGGGGTTTAGAAAAGTGTGGCAAAGTGAACCTTATAACCGTTTTAGAAAGTTGGTCCTCAAATCGCGAAGTAATATTGACATTTGTACCAATTGTACCGAAGGTACTAAGGTTTGGACCTGA
- a CDS encoding reprolysin-like metallopeptidase, which translates to MKGIFKTMMTALLIIQATYVLNAQDSRNFWREVSSIPVSGERLTVPSSYRALNLDLNLLQQYLNTAKPEPSQTSNLTNGLMLEVPMPDGSFERFSIFQYNIMHPDLAAKFPQIKTYTGKGINDVTSTIKLDVTQFGFHAMIRSSKGDVYIDPYNQNTVNYYMSYERKNLVRQNSFECSLADETAMEIQNTVSNTVQRTNGTLLRTYRLALACTGEYAAFYGGTVSGAMAGMATTMNRVNGVYESELSIRMIMVANNNLIVYTNSSTDPFTNNNGSTMLSQNQTTCDNVIGSSNYDIGHVFSTGGGGVAYLGCVCSSSNKAKGVTGNSAPSGDGFDIDYVAHEMGHQFGGDHTFNSTTGSCNGNRSSTAAYEPGSGITIQAYAGICGSDNLAPHSIAYFHGYSLDQMITFSNTGGGNSCPVTTSTGNTAPVVTNMGNNCSIPISTPFVLTGAATDANGDALTYSWEERDLGSAGAWNVQSTTAPMFRPFPPTTSPSRTFPQMSDVVNNTTTVGELLPNQARTLKFRLTARDSRTGGGGIMHPDTNLIVTVVNAGGAFAVTAPNTAVTWAGNSTQTVTWNVSGTTGSGINTANVKISLSTDGGYTYPTVLLATTPNDGSQTITVPNISTTTARVKVEAVGNIFFDISNTNFTITTSTGLTTITTSPVSPLSFCKGTLLNVSYTVDAAANAGNIFTAQLSNSSGSFASPVNIGTLTSTTAGTINCQIPVGTAAGAGYRIRVISSNPSVIGSNNNSNLTVSTDPTPSISGATSFCVGSSTTLNAGSGYSAYLWSNGATTSSINVSTAGTFTVTVTNASGCTGSTSATTTVNSNPIPSISGATSFCLGSSTTLNAGAGYSAYLWSNGATTSSINVSTAGTFTVTVTNASGCTGSTSATTTVNSNPIPSISGATSFCLGSSTTLNAGAGFSAYLWSNGATTSSINVSTAGTFTVTVTNASGCTGSTSATTSVNPLPVATITPSGNITTCNSSQLLNAGTGIGFSFQWRLNSNNILGATADNYTATVSGNYDVVVTLAGCSATSSQSILTLGTGSPQIAANGSTNICAGSNVQLSAPAGASSYQWYRNNVALGTSVNQNYYASSAGQYYCKVTGTCSGNSNVIVVSVINNPTPSISSSTSLSFCVPGYVTLTANTFAGVNYQWQFNSVDIPGATLQTYNATQAGGYRVIETANGCVKSKTISVKKATGVTAQINTNDQTTLCSPTGTVNMALVNPIPGYSYQWQKNGVDISNATGTTYAATSSGSYSCKVSASCGTTISNAIPVSIGSFSASVLPAGTVTICTGASVVLSASTGTGFTYQWKNNGVDINGATSPTLTVNTAGSYSVYMTSPCGNATSNVVTVNSATVSAVISPSGTATICAGQVFHLSVTSNPIYTYQWYRNNVAINGAVNPSCNVTSAGTYYAIVSLNGICPVTTANLVLTVINNPTPAITASGPTTICNGQNVVLSTNSWPGVVYQWTKNSVDITGETGASYTANTAGGYRVRQTGNGCSKLSPLVQVKVNPCRTAGESNVFETESTLSVFPNPVFQEATIIISSDLTVDNGSILIYDVLGNCVLKEEHLQSNALEFRNENLKPGIYFVYFTNGDGYKMTSKFIVQ; encoded by the coding sequence ATGAAGGGTATTTTCAAAACAATGATGACGGCATTGCTCATCATACAAGCAACCTATGTCCTCAACGCTCAGGATTCTAGAAATTTCTGGCGTGAGGTATCTTCTATTCCGGTTTCCGGTGAACGACTAACTGTACCTTCAAGCTACAGAGCACTTAATCTCGATTTAAATTTATTACAACAGTATTTAAATACCGCAAAACCGGAGCCTTCTCAAACATCAAATCTTACCAACGGATTGATGCTTGAAGTGCCAATGCCTGATGGCTCTTTTGAGCGTTTCAGCATTTTTCAATATAACATCATGCACCCTGATTTGGCTGCCAAATTTCCACAAATAAAGACATACACCGGTAAGGGCATTAACGATGTTACATCAACCATCAAATTGGATGTAACACAATTTGGATTTCATGCCATGATTCGTTCTTCAAAAGGCGATGTCTATATTGATCCTTATAATCAAAATACGGTAAATTATTACATGAGCTATGAGAGAAAAAATTTAGTCAGACAAAACTCTTTTGAATGCTCTCTAGCTGACGAAACAGCAATGGAAATACAAAATACAGTTAGTAATACAGTGCAGCGTACCAACGGTACACTGCTAAGAACCTACAGGCTTGCATTAGCGTGTACAGGTGAGTATGCAGCATTTTATGGAGGAACCGTATCGGGTGCAATGGCAGGAATGGCTACTACAATGAATCGTGTAAATGGTGTGTATGAATCAGAACTTTCAATTCGCATGATCATGGTTGCCAACAACAACCTGATTGTTTATACCAATTCGTCAACGGATCCATTTACCAACAACAATGGCTCAACAATGTTGAGCCAGAATCAAACTACTTGTGATAATGTAATTGGCAGTTCAAACTACGATATAGGTCACGTATTCAGCACAGGTGGTGGTGGTGTGGCTTATTTGGGCTGTGTATGTAGCAGTTCCAATAAAGCAAAAGGTGTAACCGGAAATAGCGCTCCTTCAGGAGATGGATTTGATATTGATTATGTAGCTCATGAAATGGGTCATCAGTTTGGAGGTGATCATACTTTTAACAGCACAACAGGAAGTTGCAATGGCAACCGATCTTCTACGGCAGCTTATGAACCCGGTAGTGGCATTACCATTCAGGCTTATGCCGGAATTTGCGGAAGCGATAATCTTGCACCACACAGTATAGCTTATTTTCATGGCTACAGCCTTGATCAGATGATAACTTTTTCAAATACAGGAGGAGGAAACTCCTGTCCGGTTACAACTTCTACAGGAAATACAGCGCCTGTAGTTACCAATATGGGTAATAACTGTTCAATTCCTATCAGCACACCATTTGTTTTGACAGGAGCTGCAACTGATGCAAATGGTGATGCACTAACTTATTCTTGGGAAGAACGCGATTTGGGTTCTGCGGGTGCATGGAATGTACAGTCAACTACGGCACCAATGTTTCGTCCTTTTCCACCTACCACAAGCCCATCACGCACCTTTCCGCAAATGTCTGATGTGGTAAATAACACAACAACAGTAGGAGAGTTGCTACCTAATCAGGCACGTACTTTAAAATTCAGACTAACTGCACGCGACAGCCGTACCGGTGGCGGTGGCATCATGCATCCTGACACTAACCTAATTGTGACAGTTGTTAACGCAGGTGGCGCTTTCGCAGTTACTGCGCCAAACACAGCTGTAACCTGGGCTGGCAATAGCACACAAACAGTAACCTGGAATGTTAGTGGAACAACAGGAAGTGGTATCAATACTGCTAACGTGAAAATTTCATTAAGTACTGATGGTGGTTATACCTACCCAACAGTTTTATTAGCCACTACTCCTAATGATGGAAGCCAGACCATTACAGTTCCTAATATTTCAACAACAACGGCAAGAGTAAAAGTTGAAGCGGTTGGAAATATTTTCTTCGACATCAGTAATACAAATTTTACAATTACAACTTCAACCGGGTTAACAACAATAACCACATCACCAGTTTCACCATTAAGTTTTTGTAAAGGTACATTGTTAAATGTTTCTTACACTGTTGATGCGGCAGCCAATGCCGGTAATATATTTACAGCACAACTTTCAAATTCCAGCGGTTCATTTGCCAGCCCTGTGAACATTGGTACGCTTACTTCTACCACTGCCGGAACAATTAATTGTCAGATACCTGTAGGTACTGCAGCAGGAGCAGGATACAGAATTCGTGTGATTAGTTCTAATCCTTCAGTAATTGGCAGCAACAACAATAGTAACTTAACAGTTAGTACAGACCCAACACCATCAATAAGCGGAGCAACATCATTTTGCGTAGGCAGTTCAACAACATTGAATGCCGGTTCAGGATATAGTGCCTATCTGTGGTCAAACGGAGCAACCACATCTTCAATCAATGTATCAACAGCAGGAACTTTTACAGTAACTGTAACCAATGCCAGTGGATGTACAGGAAGCACTAGTGCAACAACAACAGTTAATTCAAATCCTATACCATCTATCAGCGGAGCAACATCATTCTGCTTAGGCAGTTCAACAACATTGAATGCCGGTGCAGGATATAGTGCCTATCTGTGGTCAAACGGAGCAACCACATCTTCAATCAATGTATCAACAGCAGGAACTTTTACAGTAACTGTAACCAATGCCAGTGGATGTACAGGAAGCACTAGTGCAACAACAACAGTTAATTCAAATCCTATACCATCTATCAGCGGAGCAACATCATTCTGCTTAGGCAGTTCAACAACATTGAATGCCGGTGCAGGCTTTAGTGCCTATCTATGGTCAAACGGAGCAACAACGTCATCAATCAATGTATCAACAGCAGGAACTTTTACAGTAACTGTAACTAATGCCAGTGGATGTACAGGAAGCACAAGCGCAACAACATCAGTAAACCCACTACCTGTTGCAACAATTACACCATCAGGAAATATTACAACATGTAATTCATCACAATTATTAAATGCCGGAACAGGTATAGGGTTTAGCTTTCAATGGCGACTTAACAGCAACAATATTTTAGGCGCCACTGCCGATAATTATACAGCCACCGTATCCGGCAATTACGATGTTGTGGTTACTTTAGCAGGTTGCTCAGCAACTTCATCACAATCAATACTAACGCTTGGCACCGGATCACCACAAATTGCTGCTAATGGTTCTACAAACATTTGTGCCGGAAGCAATGTTCAACTATCTGCTCCTGCAGGGGCATCATCCTATCAGTGGTATAGAAATAATGTTGCCTTAGGAACTTCAGTCAATCAGAATTATTATGCAAGCAGTGCAGGACAGTATTATTGTAAAGTAACAGGTACTTGTTCAGGAAATTCAAATGTAATTGTGGTTAGTGTTATTAATAACCCAACACCATCCATTAGTTCGTCAACATCACTTTCGTTTTGTGTACCCGGCTATGTTACACTCACTGCCAATACTTTTGCAGGCGTAAATTATCAATGGCAGTTTAACAGTGTAGATATTCCCGGAGCCACTTTACAGACTTATAATGCAACACAAGCAGGTGGGTATAGAGTAATTGAAACTGCAAACGGTTGTGTTAAATCAAAAACAATTAGTGTTAAAAAGGCTACAGGTGTAACAGCTCAGATAAACACCAACGACCAGACAACTTTATGCTCACCTACCGGAACAGTAAATATGGCACTGGTGAACCCTATTCCGGGTTATTCTTATCAATGGCAAAAGAATGGTGTGGATATAAGCAATGCAACAGGTACAACTTATGCAGCAACTTCCAGCGGCAGTTACTCATGTAAGGTTTCAGCATCATGTGGTACAACAATTTCCAATGCAATACCGGTATCAATTGGTTCATTCAGTGCATCGGTGCTTCCTGCAGGAACAGTTACAATTTGTACAGGTGCTTCTGTAGTATTATCTGCAAGTACGGGCACAGGTTTCACCTATCAATGGAAAAATAATGGTGTTGATATTAACGGAGCAACATCACCGACTTTGACTGTAAACACTGCAGGCAGTTATTCAGTTTATATGACATCGCCTTGTGGTAATGCAACGTCCAATGTTGTGACGGTAAACAGCGCTACAGTTTCTGCTGTTATTTCTCCTTCAGGAACAGCTACAATCTGTGCCGGACAAGTTTTCCACTTATCGGTTACTTCAAATCCTATATACACTTATCAGTGGTATAGAAATAATGTTGCCATAAATGGTGCTGTAAATCCATCTTGTAATGTTACATCAGCAGGTACTTATTATGCTATAGTTTCTTTAAATGGTATTTGTCCAGTTACAACAGCTAATTTGGTCTTGACGGTAATTAATAACCCAACACCTGCAATTACAGCATCGGGTCCAACAACAATTTGTAATGGTCAGAATGTTGTTTTAAGTACTAACTCTTGGCCGGGTGTAGTTTATCAGTGGACTAAAAACAGCGTTGATATTACCGGTGAAACAGGTGCTTCTTATACTGCAAATACAGCAGGAGGATACAGAGTTCGCCAAACCGGTAATGGTTGCTCCAAACTGTCTCCATTAGTACAGGTTAAAGTTAATCCTTGTCGCACAGCCGGAGAGAGTAATGTATTTGAAACAGAATCTACTCTATCTGTTTTTCCAAATCCTGTTTTCCAAGAGGCAACAATAATAATAAGTAGCGACCTTACAGTTGATAATGGCAGTATATTAATTTATGATGTGCTGGGGAACTGTGTACTAAAAGAAGAACACCTGCAATCAAATGCTTTAGAATTCAGAAATGAAAATTTGAAACCGGGAATATATTTTGTTTATTTCACCAATGGTGACGGATATAAAATGACATCAAAGTTTATTGTTCAATAA
- a CDS encoding class I SAM-dependent methyltransferase, whose protein sequence is MQYDPIKRSLGEVFNKSPFLRKTFYRLLDLLLLRAWHIHKELRQWEKLYGDNANILDAGSGFGQYTYWLASRNKNWKIYAVDVKEEQVSDCNAFFHKAGYKNVQFGIEDLTKYQSPSTYDLVVCVDVMEHILEDEQVFRNYSASLKTGGMLVISTPSDQGGSDVHGDDQQSFIEEHVRDGYNIDDIKAKLLRNGFSRAEAKYSYGTPGKISWRLSMKYPISALGYTKAFFVVLPFYYLLFYPICFVLNYFDVNMTHPTGTGLIVKAWK, encoded by the coding sequence ATGCAATACGATCCTATAAAACGCTCACTGGGTGAGGTGTTTAATAAATCACCATTTTTAAGAAAAACATTTTACCGTTTACTCGATTTACTTCTCTTGCGTGCCTGGCATATTCATAAAGAGCTAAGGCAGTGGGAAAAATTATATGGTGATAATGCAAATATTTTAGATGCAGGATCGGGTTTTGGACAATACACCTACTGGCTTGCTTCGCGAAATAAGAATTGGAAAATATATGCAGTAGATGTAAAAGAAGAACAAGTTAGTGATTGTAATGCATTTTTTCATAAAGCAGGATATAAGAACGTACAATTTGGTATAGAAGATTTAACAAAATACCAATCACCTTCAACTTACGATCTTGTTGTTTGTGTTGATGTAATGGAACACATTCTTGAAGATGAACAGGTGTTCAGAAATTATTCGGCATCGCTTAAAACCGGAGGCATGTTAGTCATTTCAACACCAAGCGATCAGGGCGGTAGTGATGTTCATGGTGATGACCAGCAATCTTTCATCGAAGAGCATGTTCGCGATGGCTATAATATTGACGATATAAAAGCAAAGCTGCTACGAAATGGTTTTAGCCGTGCCGAAGCAAAATATTCTTACGGTACTCCTGGAAAAATATCCTGGCGCTTATCCATGAAATATCCTATCTCTGCATTGGGATATACCAAAGCCTTTTTTGTTGTTTTACCATTCTATTATCTGTTGTTTTATCCAATTTGTTTTGTGTTAAACTATTTTGATGTAAACATGACACATCCTACGGGCACCGGCCTCATCGTAAAAGCCTGGAAATAA